The following are encoded together in the Gloeomargarita sp. SKYB120 genome:
- a CDS encoding ABC transporter substrate-binding protein yields MKRWVIPGLALTGLLAGCQPAPQGLKLGVLLPATGDLAPLGQEMIPAVNLLVEQVNACGGVNGQPVQVFQEDDQTQPTAGAAAMTKLAEVNQVGGVVGSFASSVSQAALDVAVRNQVPLVSPGSTSPEFTERAKKGEYKGFWYRTAPPDTYQGAALAALALKRGLRRVSTVVINNSYGLGFEREFTRAFTQKGGQIVNRPTRYDPNATTLESEARSAFANKPQAVMAAVYAETGALLLKSAYEQGLLPGVQLLLTDAVQSEQFVASVGKNPQGQFIIAGAIGTVPGADGPALAALEKLWREKRGTALPPFTAQTWDAAAVIILAAQAAQSNRGVDIAPKIREIGNPPGQPVTDVCQGLALLKQGQDINYQGASGNVDFDAFGDVVGSYDVWQVTPDGKIRVIDRVKP; encoded by the coding sequence ATGAAACGGTGGGTGATTCCAGGACTGGCATTGACGGGGTTGTTGGCGGGTTGTCAACCAGCGCCCCAGGGGTTGAAATTGGGCGTCCTGTTGCCGGCAACCGGGGATTTGGCGCCCTTGGGACAAGAGATGATTCCGGCGGTGAATCTGCTGGTGGAACAGGTGAACGCCTGCGGGGGGGTCAACGGCCAGCCGGTGCAGGTCTTCCAAGAAGACGACCAGACGCAACCAACCGCAGGGGCCGCCGCGATGACCAAACTGGCGGAAGTCAACCAGGTGGGGGGCGTGGTGGGTTCTTTTGCCAGCAGCGTGTCCCAGGCGGCGTTGGATGTGGCGGTGCGTAACCAGGTGCCGCTGGTGTCGCCGGGGAGCACCAGTCCCGAGTTCACCGAACGGGCCAAGAAAGGCGAATACAAGGGCTTTTGGTACCGCACAGCTCCGCCGGATACCTACCAGGGGGCAGCGCTGGCGGCCTTGGCCTTGAAACGGGGACTCCGGCGCGTCAGCACGGTGGTGATTAACAACAGCTATGGCCTGGGGTTTGAACGGGAGTTTACCCGAGCCTTCACCCAAAAAGGCGGCCAGATTGTTAATCGTCCCACCCGCTACGACCCCAATGCCACGACCTTGGAAAGTGAAGCCCGCAGCGCCTTTGCCAATAAACCCCAGGCGGTGATGGCAGCCGTCTATGCGGAAACGGGAGCGCTGTTGTTGAAATCGGCCTATGAGCAAGGGCTGTTGCCAGGGGTGCAATTGTTACTGACGGATGCGGTGCAGTCGGAGCAGTTCGTCGCCAGTGTGGGCAAAAATCCCCAGGGGCAATTCATTATTGCGGGAGCGATTGGCACGGTGCCGGGGGCGGATGGACCAGCACTGGCGGCCTTGGAGAAACTCTGGCGCGAGAAACGGGGTACGGCCTTGCCCCCTTTTACAGCCCAAACCTGGGATGCGGCGGCGGTGATTATCTTAGCGGCGCAGGCGGCCCAGAGCAATCGCGGGGTGGATATTGCGCCCAAGATTCGCGAGATTGGCAATCCACCAGGTCAACCGGTTACGGATGTCTGTCAGGGTTTGGCACTGCTCAAACAGGGCCAGGACATTAATTACCAGGGTGCCAGCGGCAATGTGGATTTTGATGCATTTGGGGATGTGGTGGGGAGCTATGATGTGTGGCAGGTGACGCCCGATGGCAAAATTCGGGTCATTGACCGGGTGAAACCCTAG